The genomic region TCAGTTGAGATTTAACTAACATCCTATAGCCGCTGTATACTTTTGTAAGGCCAACACTCACGTGGACTCATCTCAATCTAACAACTTCTAGTTTGGTGCTGCAGCTGGCGTCGGCATCTTGGCTGGCATCGGCCTGGCCATATTCTCATCCACCATCACGTCCTACCTAGGAATGCAGAGTGACGATATCGACTCAGGGGGGTCAACTACTAAGGGCAGTTTGCTCGAAACCAGCAGTCGACGAGATTCGCAATCTTCAGGCACTGAGCTCGACTGGCAATGGCTTGACTCTTCCAGTCAAAGGCGCCGACCAGCTGGTGGCTTACTATCGCAGACCATTCacgaggaggatgatgattcAGAATATTGATCGTGTATAAGCGCTATAGTACATCAAAGCTCAGCTGCAAACTTCTACGCTATGGATAATCCCATAATATATGTTCTTAGACGAGAGGATCAACCTGCTAAAATCCTCTGATACCATGCGCCGCTCATGTAATAATGCTAGACACTCAGCCTTTCCAAggatattcttcttcttccttacTTGTTTACTTGGGTCGTATCAATCCGTTGCGCCATGTCCTGCTATGCCCGAATCGACATGTGATTAGTCTCGGTTGTTCGCCTTCAAACGCCTGTACTATCCATGTCCTAATCTCATCCCTCCTGGAGGTGGTACTGGATCTTTATTTCGTTTGTGGCCTGTGTACACGTGAGGCGGTATCGCTGACGCTTGATCCTATCTCCGGTACGCATCACGGTCTGGCCTGTCACGGTCTTGCCTGTCTCGATCTCTTGACCGATCATGCCTGGGTGACCTACTGCGGCTGATGGTGCCACGGTCTCTATCGTAGCGTCGGTCTTCTCTGCTGTTGCGGCGCCGACGATCATCTCtgggtggtggaggagggcGGTCGTCCCTCCGTCGACCTGGGTCATCCCGATTATAGGCGGGTATGTACGTGTCGACATCTGGGGCTCTTGGCCCAGGTGCTCCTCTACCACGAGGGGGTCCTCGCTCACGATAGTCCGCGTCGTCGTTCGGAGGTGGACGTGGCGGTAGCCCGGCGCCTCGATCTCGTTGCCAAGCGGGGCGCCTTTCATCTGGTCCGTTGCGGTATCTGCCTCCGTTCACACCATTACGGCCATTTCCGTAAGGCTCATTGCTGTTGAAGCCCGCTGTGGCGCCCTTCGCATCTGGGCCAATACCTACAGTCCCACCCTTGGGGGCAGGGGGCAAGGCAGCCTTGCGGTCGTGGAACTTTCTTCTATCCAGCTCGTGGCTTTCTTCATAAACGGGGATCTCGTGGGGCTCTAACGGTAGAGGCGCCATCTTGAACCATGGGTGTTGTAAGGCATCCACTGCGTTGATTCGTGTCCGCCAGTCTAGCTTAAGAAGCTCTTTCAATAACGAGACTGCGCCTGAGCCGTACCTAAAGACGAGATTAGTGACTGGACCTTGAGGATTGTCCCATGCAGACTTACTCTCTAAATCTGTTCTGGAGGTTGCCAGTTCGTGGCCGTGGGGACAGATGATCAGCCCCAGGCAATTGCTTCCACCCGGGCATATTATCTTCATTAGGGGATCCCATCAAGTCCCAGATCATGTCAAGCTGATGTGCGTCACTTTCGCCGGCCAGAATGGGCTTTCCGAAGAGCATCTCGCCTAACACACAGCTGCATTGATTGTTAGAACCAAGAAGAATCGGGAATTTCAGATCCACGCTTACCCTACTCCCCAAACGTCAATAGCGGGGGTGTATTGCCGTAGTTGTAGCAAAAGCTCAGGTGGTCGGTACCATCGAGTAACCACCAGACCAGTATAATCTCGCCTTCCTGGACCGTAGGCTTGACCAGCCTTGGGAACATCTCCTTCGTAGTGTCGAGCGAGACCGAAATCGGCAATCTGAAGGATAccttggttgttgatgagcaggTTGGCAGCTTTCATGTCCCGGTGCAGAATGCGGCTGTCGTGGAGATATCGCAGGCCTTCGAGCAGTTGGAGCATGTAGCACTTGATTTGAGGCTCCTTGAAATGGACCGAGGGGTTATCGAGAAGACCGGAAAGATCGTGATCCATATAGGGAGTGGCCATGTATACGATGGGCTTTTTGCGCTTATCGGCTGAACGGGCTGGTCAGTTGAATCAACCAAGGAGCAGTCGTGTCCACTCACTCTGTCTGGTTGGGTGC from Fusarium oxysporum Fo47 chromosome III, complete sequence harbors:
- a CDS encoding kinase-like domain-containing protein — its product is MSDLTPDGTSPRTFALNHLRPKSSFKGCSRISDYELLGKLGEGTFGEVHRARLRKTGTLVALKKIIMHHEKDGVCRRTTPPKDYTDDHKFPITALREIKLLKLLSHKNILRLEDMAIEHPTRQTRSADKRKKPIVYMATPYMDHDLSGLLDNPSVHFKEPQIKCYMLQLLEGLRYLHDSRILHRDMKAANLLINNQGILQIADFGLARHYEGDVPKAGQAYGPGRRDYTGLVVTRWYRPPELLLQLRQYTPAIDVWGVGCVLGEMLFGKPILAGESDAHQLDMIWDLMGSPNEDNMPGWKQLPGADHLSPRPRTGNLQNRFREYGSGAVSLLKELLKLDWRTRINAVDALQHPWFKMAPLPLEPHEIPVYEESHELDRRKFHDRKAALPPAPKGGTMKGAPLGNEIEAPGYRHVHLRTTTRTIVSEDPLVVEEHLGQEPQMSTRTYPPIIGMTQVDGGTTALLHHPEMIVGAATAEKTDATIETVAPSAAVGHPGMIGQEIETGKTVTGQTVMRTGDRIKRQRYRLTCTQATNEIKIQYHLQEG